The sequence GTTCGGCTTCCTGATTCCAAAGAGCGAAGGCCGCCGCATACTCGGTTCCCTCTGGGCTTCGAGCATCTTTTCAGGGAGGGCCCCCGCGGGCCATGCACTGCTGACAGTGATGATCGGAGGCGCCGGGGACCCGTTCACTCCCCGCCTGGATGAAGAGGATCTCCTGAACGTAGCCCGGCAGGAAGTCAATGTCACCATGGGAATAGAGACCGCGCCGGTTTTTTCCCGTGTGATCAAGTGGGAGAAGGCGATCCCTCAGTACACCTTCGGACACCTCGACCGGATCGAATCGATCGAGAACCGGCTGGCGGATCACCCTGGTCTGTTCATCACCGGCAACGCATGGCGGGGTGTGGGAATCAACGACTGTGTGGCCGAAGGGGAAAGGGCGGCCAGGAGGGTGCTGGAATATCTGAAGGAACACCGGGATGGCTCCGCCTGTTAACGGCTTTAACCTGCCCCACCGCCTTTTTCCGAGGCTCCTGTAAACCAAAAACCGGATTTCGGGTGGCTGAGCCCCCCCCCCTTGCCAAATATGTTGCCTTATGCTAGTGAATAGTCGGTTTCTTTCTTTGTTTGTTTTTCTGGAAAGAGCGGGCGGTGCCGGCTCTTTTGTATTTTCGGGACTTAAAACATGAACACGAACCGGGTGATCGGGCAGATCAGGGGGATCCTTGATCCGATCCTGAAGCAGCTGGATCTGGAACTGGTCGAAGTGACCTTCCGGGTGGAAAACGGCCGGTGGATCCTGAGGATCACCATCGACTGCGAAACCGGTGTCAGGGTGGAGCACTGTACGAAGGTGAGCAGGGAACTGAGCGTTCACCTGGATGTCGAGGATATCATCCCCGTCAAGTACTACCTGGAGGTTTCGTCCCCGGGACTGGACAGGCCCCTCAAGGACGAGAAGGATTTTGAACGGTTCACGGGCCGCCTCGTGGCAATCAAGACCCACAGATCCGTAGCGGGTCGCAAAAAGATCCGGGGTACTCTGGAAGGGATCGAGGACGGCATCGTCAAAGTCCTGCTCGAGGAAGGGATCCGGATCGATGTGCCGGTGGAGGACATTGCCACTGCACGGCTTGATTTCAAGTTCTGAGGGCGCGGGGCGCGGAACACAAGAGGCACCCTTCGACCTGGCTCAGGGTAAGGAACACAGAACGCAGAATAGTCGAGTAAAGGCAGGAAGTTTTTTCTGGCTACTGACTACTGAATACTGACTTCTTAATAATTGAGGACACCAAAATGAGCACCAATCAGGAACTGCTGATGATCTTTTCCCAGCTCGAGAGGGAAAAAGGCATCCACCAGGAGGCCCTTGTGGAAGCCATCGAGGCGGCTCTGGTCACAGCGGCCAAAAAAGTCTACGGCTCCGGGACCGACATCTACGCGAAGATGGACAGGCAGTCCGGGCGCATCGAGATCTACCAGCGCAAGGAGGTCACCCTCAAGGTCGAGGACGAAGCCATGCAGATCTCTCTCCTCGAGGCCCGGCAGCTCGATCCCGAGGTCATGCCGGGCGACGAGGTCGAGATCGAGATCGACGC comes from bacterium and encodes:
- a CDS encoding ribosome maturation factor RimP, coding for MNTNRVIGQIRGILDPILKQLDLELVEVTFRVENGRWILRITIDCETGVRVEHCTKVSRELSVHLDVEDIIPVKYYLEVSSPGLDRPLKDEKDFERFTGRLVAIKTHRSVAGRKKIRGTLEGIEDGIVKVLLEEGIRIDVPVEDIATARLDFKF